The Candidatus Methylomirabilota bacterium DNA segment TGCCGTTCTACGTCGCGGCGCCCTGGTCCACCATCGATCCGTCCCTGCCCTCCGGGCTGCAGATCCCGATCGAGGAGCGCGATCCCCGGGAAGTCCGGGGCGTGGCCGATCGGCTCACCGCGCCGGCGGCGTCGCCGGTCTACAATCCGGCCTTCGACGTGACCCCCGGCACGCTGATCACCGCGATCATCACCGAGCGCGGGATCTACCGGCCGCCGTACCGCTTCGCCACATGACTGCCGCGCGATGGTGGCGAACCCCGACATCCACATCGCCCGGCGCTTCCACGACCTGACCACCCACACGCCGCATTCTGTCCGTACCAGCAGTCACACGCTGGACTGGGACATCAAGCCGTTCCCGTTCAAGGTCTACCCCGAGCTGCCGGCGCTGCCGTTGCCCCGCGAGGTGGCTCCCGTCGCGGTCGACACGCTGGCGGCGCTGGACTCGAGCGCAACCCGCCCGGCGTCGGCCATGACGCTCGAGCACCTGAGCACGCTGCTGTACCTGGCGGCAGGCGTGACGAAGAAGAAGACGTACCCGGGCGGCGGCGAGGTACTGTTCCGCGCCGCGGCCTCGACCGGCGCGTTGTATCAGACGGAGGTCTACGTAGCGGCCGGTGCCGTCGAGGGCCTGGACCCCGGCCTCTATCACTTCTGCCCCGGGGACTTCACGCTCCGGCGGCTGCGCGCCGGCGACGTGCGAGCGCCGCTGGGCGAGGCCGCCGCCGACCCTGACGTGGCCAGGCGGGCGGCCACGATCGTGCTGACGGCGATCTACTGGCGCAACACCTGGAAGTACCAGGCCCGGGGCTGGCGCCATCTGTACTGGGATTCGGGAACGATGCTGGCCAACCTGACTGCGGCCGGCCAGGCGCTCGGTCTGACGCCCCGTGTGCTCACCGGGTTCGCCGATCCTCAGGTCAACCACCTGCTCGGCCTCGACGCCGACCGCGAGGCGGCGCTCGAGCTGGTCACCCTCGGTCCCGCCACGGTTCCCGCCGCCCCGCGGCCCGATCTGGACGACATCCGCCACGACGTCATGCCCCTGTCATCTCAAGAGGTCGACTACCCGATCCTGCGGGAAATGCAGCAGGCCTCCATGCTGCAGACGCCGGACGATGTCCGGTCGTGGCGCCGCAGCTCCCCGCCGGCGTCCCGCGCGCCGCGGGGACCGCTCACCGCGCTGCCTGCGGCCCTCCGGGCGGCGGGACGAGCCCTCGACGACACCATCCAGCGCCGCGCCTCGACCCGGCGTTTCGGTCACGCACCTCTGGAGCTGGCGCAACTGGCCACGACGCTCTGGTGGGCCACCCGCCCGGTCCAGATCGACGTGCCGGCGGGCCTCGTGGACGTCTTCCTCGTCGTCAACGCCGTCGACAGTCTGGAGCCAGGGACGTGGCGGTACTGGCCGAACAGCCACGCCCTGGAGCGCCTGGCCGCGGGTGAGTTTCGCCGTCAGTCGGCGTTCCTCACGCTGGAGCAGGCGCTGGGAGGGGACGCGGCGGTCACGCTCTATTTCCTGGCCCCGCTGAACGCGCTGCTGGCGGCGTACGGCAACCGCGGTTACCGGCTGGCCAACCTGGAAGCCGGGCTGATCGGCGGCCGCGCCTACCTGGTCGCCTACGCATCGGGGTTCGGCGCCTCAGGCCTCACCTTCTATGACGGCGAGGTCGTCCGCTTCTTCTCGCCTCACGCCGAGGGGCTCGATGCGATCTTCGTCACCGCGCTGGGCAAGGCCGGCCGCTCGTCGTGTTAGAGTCGGGAGCATGAAGAAATACCAGCTGATGGCGCCCGGCCCCACGCCCGTCCCCAGTCAGGTGCTGCTGGCCATGGCGCAGCCGATGATCCACCATCGGACTCCGGAGTACGAGGCGCTGTTCGCCGAGGTGCGCGAGCAGCTCAAGTGGCTGTTCCAGACGTCGCAGGACGTCGTCCTCCTCACCTGCTCGGGCACAGGGGCGATGGAGGCGGCGGTGGTCAACACGCTGTCGCCCGGGGACACGGTCGCCATCATCCGGGCGGGCAAGTTCGCCGACCGTTGGGCCGAGATCGCCGGGATCTACGGGCTGCAGACGGTGACGCTGGAGGCGGCCTTCGGGGCGACGGTGGCGCCGGGGCGGCTGGGCGAAACGCTGCGCGCGCGGCCCGAGGTCAAGGCGGTGCTCGTTCAGCACAGCGAGACCTCGACCGGCGTGCTGCACGACGTCCGGGGCTACGCCGAGGTCACGCGGGGCACGGGCGCCCTGCTCGTCGTCGATGCGGTGTCCAGCCTGGGCATCGCCGATCTGCCCATGGACGCCTGGGGCGTGGACGTGGTCGTGGCCGGCTCGCAGAAAGGGCTCATGCTGCCTCCGGGGCTGGCTTTCTGCGCGCTGAGCGAGCGGGCCTGGCGCCAGACGGCCCACTCGCGGCTGCCCAAGTACTACTTCGACCTGGTTGCCGAGCGCAAAGCGGGCGCCAAGAACGACGTGCGCTTCACTCCCGCCGTCGGCATCGTCGTCGGCCTGCGCGAGGCGCTGCGGCTGATGCACGCCGAAGGCCTGGGGAACGTGTTCCGGCGCCACGACCGGATGGCCCGGGCCACCCGGGCCGGTGTGGAGGCGCTCGGGCTGCAGCTCTTCGCCCGGGCCACGCCCAGCCCGGCCGTCACCGCGGTCACGGCGCCGGCCGGTATCGACGGCGAAACCATCGTGGCGACCTTCGCGAAGACGCACAACATCACGATCGCCGGCGGGCAGGGAGAGATGAAGGGCAAGCTCTTCCGCCTCGGCCACATGGGGTATGCCGTCGAGTTCGACGTCATCACGGCGCTGGCCGCGCTGGAGCAGGTGCTGGCCGACCTCGGACTGCCCGTCGACTTCGGCGCCAGCGTGCGCGCCGCCCAGAAGGTCTTCGCCGAGAAGGTCTAGGTCCCTGGCGGGCCAGGCGGTAGTGGGCGGTGACGCTCACGGTGATTTCCAGCTGTCCCGGTTCCACTGGTCCCGGCGCCATCGCCGCGCTCACCGTCGCGCCAAACCGCTCCCCCAGCTCGGGCCGGGGTAACGGGCCACCGTCGGTCAGGCTGACGAGCTCGCCGAGACGGAGGCCCGCCGCCTCAGCGAGCTGACCGGCCTTGGTCTGGGCGTCGCGCACGGCGAGGGCGCGGGCCTCGGCTTCGGCCCTGGCGGGGTCGGAGACCCTGAAGCGGACGCCGCGGATCGTGGTGGCGCCGGCGGCCATGGCCGCCTCCACCAGACGCCCCACGGCGGTCAGCTCGCGGATGCGCACCTGCACCACGTTGACCACCCGGTAACCGGCGATGCGGGCGCCCTCGTCTTCGCTCCGCCGCGGGGCCGTCACCGGATCCACCGAGTACGCCACCGTCGTGATGTCGCGCTCGCTCACGCCGAGGGTTTTCAGCCGCTCGAGCACCGCCTGCATCTGCCGCGCCGCCTGCGCCGTCGCGTCGGACAGGCTGGGCGCGCGTAGCTCGACGCCGAGATGTGCCAGCGCGGTGTCCGGCACGACGGCGACCTTGCCGGTGCCCCAGACGGTGATTCCCGCGCCCGGGCGCGCTCGCGGCTCGGACACGTCGACCGCCAGGCAGCCGCCGAACAGGCCGGCGGTGAGCATGAGGCTCCCCACGATCCACGCGCGTGACATGCGCTCCTCCTCGGCGGCGGTGCTCCGGCGCGCCTTCAGGATACCCAGAAAAGGGGCTAGAATGGCGGGGTTGTCATGAGCTTGCGATTGTTCGTCGTACGGCACGGGGCCACCGAATGGTCCAGCGCGCGTCGATTCGCCGGCAGCCGCGACATCCCGCTCAGCGAGGACGGCCGGCGGCAGTGCGAGGCGGTGGCTCGGGCCCTGGCCGAGAGTCGGCCAGCCGCGGTGTGGGCCAGCCCCCTGGAGCGGGCGCGGACCTCGGCCGAGATCCTGACCAGGCCCCACCGGCTGCCCGTGCGCCTGGACGGGGCGTTTCGTGAGATGGGCTTCGGGCAGTGGGAAGGGCTGACGCGCGAGGAGGTCGCCGCCCGCTTCCCCCGCGAGTGGGAGGCCTGGCGGACGAGCCCGACGGCGGTGACCGCACCGGATGGCGAGTCGGTCGCGGCGGTGGCCGCCCGCGTGGCCGCCGGCCTCGAGGCCTTGCGGAGCCAGCACGATGGCCAGACGGTCATTCTGGTATCGCACGCGATGGTCATTCGCCTGCTGGTCCTGGACGCGCTGGGTCTCGACCTCGACCGACTGTGGACGGTCGAGGCCACACCGGGCGGCATCTCCGAGCTGGAGTACCGCAAGGACTGGGTCACCCTGCATCGGATGAACACGCTGGCGCACCTGGAGGAGGCGGAGGTGGCGCCGTGAAGCCGCTGCCCACCCAGCTCCCCAAGGGCACGCGCATCTACCTGCCCGACGAAGCGGCCCGCAAGCGCCACGTCGAGACGCGGTTGTTCGAGGTCTTCGGGCGCTGGGGCTATCGCGAGATCGTCACCCCCACCTTCGAGTTCTTCGACGCCATCGCCAGCGGCACCGACCAGGCGCTCCAGGAGAACATGTTCAAGTTCGTCGACCGCGAGACGGGACGGATGCTCGCGCTGCGGGCGGACATCACGCCCCAGGTGGCCCGCATCGTCGCCACCCGGCTGCGCGACGAGGGCAAGCCGATCCGCCTCTGCTACGTCACCAACGTCTTCCGCTACGACGAGCCCCAGCTGGCGCACTACCGGGAGTTCTCTCAGGCCGGCGTGGAGCTGATCGGCCTGGACAAGCCCGAGGCCGAGGCCGAGCTGATCGCCATGACGGTCGAGGGGCTCCGCGCGCTGGGGCTCAGCCGCTTCCAGATCGACGTGGGCCATCCCGACTTCTTTCGCGGCCTGACGGAGGAGCTGACGGTCGACGGCAGCCGTCTGCGCGAGGTGCGAACGGCCCTCGCCCGGAAGGACGTGTCGTCGTTGGAACGCCTCGTCGGCGCCCTGGCCCCGCCCCCCCACGTCGGCGAAGCCCTGCTGGCGCTGCCGGCTCTGTTCGGTCGGGCCGAGGTCCTGGAGCGGGCGGCGCGCTTCGCCCGCAACGCCCGCTCCGAGCGCGCGCTGGCCAACCTGGGCGAGGTCCATCGGCTGCTGACGATCTACGGGCTGGCCGACGCCGTCCTGCTCGACCTGGGCGAGGTTCGCGGCTTCGATTACTATTCGGGGACGTACTTCGAAGCCTACGTGGCCGACTTCGGGGCCGCCGTGGCCGCGGGCGGGCGGTACGACCAGATGCTGGAACGCTTCGGCTACGCCTGCCCGGCGGTGGGGTTCGCCTTCGACGTGGCCCGGGCGCTGAGCGTCATGGAGGCCCAGGGGGTGACCGTGGAGCTGACCGGCCCCGACTTCTTCATCGTCGATTCCACCCGGGAGAAGACCGCGGCGCTGTCGCTGGCACGCCGGCTGCGGGATTGCGGGGCCTCGGTGGCTCGGGACATCGTCACCCGTGGGCTCGAGGACTCCCTGGCGTACGCCCGGAGCCAGCGCGTGGCCCGCGTGTTGATCGTGGGCAGCCCCGACACGGAGACGGGAGAGATGCTGGTGCTCGACCTCAAGACCGGCGTCCGGGAGCGGCTCGCCATCCGGGCGGCGCTGCAAGATCCGGAGGCGCTCCTGGCCGGCGTACGGGGGGCGCGGCATGCCTAACATCGTCGTGGCCGGCACGCAATGGGGGGACGAGGGCAAGGGTAAGGTCGTGGACGTGCTGGCTCCCCACGTGGATGTCGTGGTCCGGTATCAGGGCGGCAACAACGCCGGCCACACCGTCGTGGTCGGGCGCGAGAAGTACGTCCTGCACTCGATTCCCTCCGGCATCCTGCACCCCGGCTGCCGGTGCGTCATCGGGTGCGGGGTCGTGGTCGATCCCGGCTCGCTCATCGAGGAGATGGAATCGCTGGTGCAGCGCGGCGTCGGGCTCGACGGCACGCTGTTCATCTCCAAGAACGCCCACCTCATCCTGCCGTACCATCCCGCCCTGGACCTGGCCTCCGAGGCCAAGCTGGGCCCGCGGCGGATCGGCACCACCGGCCGCGGCGTCGGGCCGGCCTACGTCGACAAGGCGGCCCGCGTCGGCATTCGCATGGGTGACTTGCTGGACGAGCGGCTGTTCCGGGCCAAGCTCGAATACAACGTCGCCCAGAAGAACCGCCTCCTGCGCGAGCTCTACGACGCGGAGACCTTCACGGTGGAGGCCATCTACCACCAGTATCGGCGCTACGCGGGCTGGCTCGCCCCCTACGTCACCGATACGGCCCTGCTGCTGTCGAACTGGATCGAGCGCGGCTACCAGGTGCTGTTCGAGGGCGCCCAGGGCACGATGCTCGACATCGACCACGGCACCTATCCCTACATCACGTCGTCCTCCACCACGGTGGGCGGGGCGACGACGGGTACGGGGGTGCCCCCCACCCGGATCCACGGGGCGCTCGGCGTGGCCAAGGCCTACACCACGCGGGTGGGCGGCGGACCGCTGCCCACGGAGATGAGCGGCCGCATCGCCGAGGAGATCCGCGCCCGCGGCAACGAGTACGGCGCCACCACGGGGCGGCCGCGACGATGCGGGTGGTTCGATGCCGTGGTCCTGCGCTACGCGGTGCGCGTCAACGGCTTCGACACGGTGGCCCTCACCAAGCTCGACGTGCTCGATCAGTGCGAGACGGTGAAGATCTGCACGGGCTATCGGTATCGGGGGGACGTCCTCACCGATTTTCCGCAGGAAGAGGCGGTCCTGGCCGAGGTGGAGCCGGTCTACGAGGAGGTCTCGGGCTGGCTGACTCCGACGGGCCACGCGAAGCTCGAAGGTGATCTGCCGGCCAAGGCCCGCCGGTACCTCGAGCAGCTTCAGGAGCTGATCGGCGTGCCGTTCTGCATGATCTCCACGGGGCCCCAGCGGGACGACACCATCCTCTGCGAGGATTCGCCGCTGCACCGCTGGTTCCCCTCCGTTCGTACCAGCCTCCTCTGAAGGCTGGCCGCGGCCGGTGGGAAAAACTTTTCCTACGACGCGGAGAGTCGATGGCGACGGGGTCCGGCCCCGCGTATGCTCTTTGGAGCCCTCATGAGCACGTTCCAGGGGCCTACGACGGCGTCCCCCCCAGGCAGCCGGCGGTTGTCGACGCGCGCCTACCTCGTCGTTCTCGTGCTGGCGGCGTTGCTGCCCGTGCTGCTGTTCGCGAGCATCCTGATCGGGTATCGCGCGTACGAAGCGCGGGCGGTCATCGAGGAAGGCACGCGCGATACCGCCGGGGCGCTGGCCACCGCTGTCGACCGCGAGCTGCTCAGCTCGATCACCGCGCTGCGGGCCTTCGCCGCGTCCCAGCATCTGGAGCGCCACGATCTGCGGACGTTCTACGACGACGCTCGCCGGGTCGTGGCCACGCATCCCAACTGGATCGCCGTCGCCGTCTTCTCCCCTTCGGGCGCCCAGCTGCTCAACACCATGTACGACCTGGGCACGCCGCTGCCGTCGCCCGTGGATCAGAAGAGCTTCGATCGGTTGACCGAGAGCCGTCAGCCGGTCGTGGGCAGCCTCGTCCGCGGGCCCGTCACGGGCGTCTGGCACTATCCGGTTCGGGTCCCGGTGATGCGCGATGGACGGCTCGAATACGTCGTCACCGCGGTGGTGTCGACCCAGGCCATCCACGATGTCTTGACGGCCCAGCGCCTGCCCGCCGGCTCGGTGTGCGTCGTCTTCGACGCCCGCGGGCGCATCGTCGCCCGGACCGACGATGGCGATCGATTCCAGGCCATCACGGCGGCGAGCCTCCTCGGCGACGCCTCCGGCCCCGAGGGCTGGGTCCGGGGCGACAACGGGCAGGGGGGCGCGACCTACGCGGCCTACGTGCGGCCGCCCGCCTCGGGCTGGACAGTGGCCCTGGCCACCGACGCCGCGGTCATCGACGGCCGGTTCTGGGGGTCACTGCAGACGGTCGTGATCGGGGGGCTGATCTTCGTGCTGGCCGCGGCGCTCGGCGCCGGGCTCCTGGCCCGTCGCCTGGCCAGATGGCTGGCCGACCTGGCCGCCTCCGCGGAGTCGCTCGGGCGCGGTGAGGCGCCGGCCGTCGCCTCGTCGCCGGTTGTCGAGATGGATGCGCTGGCCCGGGCCATCGCCATGGCCGGGCGCGAACGCCGGGACGCCGAGACGTTGCTGGCCAGTCAGAAGGCGGCCCTGGAGCTGATCGCCACCGGAGCGCCGCTGGCTACGGTGCTGGAGGCGCTGGCCCGGGCCGCCGGGCAGGAGACGCCCGATGCGCTGGTCGCGATCCAGCTCGCGGACCGCGACGGCGGCCGGGCGACGTACGGGTCGGCGCCGAGCGCCTCGGATGGCCCACCGGCGATCGACGTGCCGATCTTCTCCTCGACGGGACAGGTCCTGGGCTCCTTCACCACCTACTTCCGTCTGGCTCGGCCGGCCACCGAGCGCGAGCGCCGCACGGTCGAGATCCTCGCGCGCACGGCGTCGATCGCCATCGAGCGGGCCCAGGGGGAGGTGGCCCTGCAGGAGAGCGAGGAGCGCTACCGGCTCGTCGGCCGGGCCATCAGCGACGTCATCTGGGACTGGAACGTCGTCACCGGAGAATTCGTCTGGAGCGACGCGCTCAAGACGGTGTTCGGGTACGACCCGCAGCTCAGCGTGGGCATCAAAGGCTCCCAGGCCTGGTGGATCGAGCACATCCACCCCGACGACCGTGAGCGCGTTCGCCGATCGCTGCAGACCGCCATCGAGGCCGGAGCCGAGCTGTGGGCCGAGGAGTACCGTTTCCGGAAGGCTGACGGCACTCACGCCGTGGTCACCGACCGCGGCTGCATCCGGCGCGATTCGATGGGGCGCCCCCTGCGCATGGTGGGCTCCATGCTGGACGCCACCGAGCTCAAGCGCGCCGAAGAGGAGCGCGGCCGCCTCTTCGAGCGCGAGCAGACTGCCCGTCGGGACGCCGAGCGGAGGCGGCTCGAGGCCGAGGAGCTCGTCCGCCTGGCCCGTGTCCTGACCGAGGATCTGGATCTCTCGGCCGTGGCCGAGCGTACTGTCCAGAACGTCCCCCGCCTGTTCGAAGTCGAATCGGCCGTGCTGCAGCTCCGGCAGCTCGACGGCTCGCTCGTCGTCGCGGCCTCGGCGGGCCAATCTCCGAACATCTTTCCGCGCGGCCACGTCACCTCCCCGGGCACGGGGCTGGGGGCCCGGGCCATGGCGGAACGCCGGCCGGTCTGGACGTCGGACATCCTGCGCGAGCCCGACGTCGTGCTCAGCGAGGACGTTCGGGCTCGCCTGGCCGCCACCGACCACCATGCGGTGCTGGCCGCCCCGCTGGTGGTCAAGGGCGAGGTGCTCGGCGTGCTCGCCCTCATCGATAACGTGACGCGCCGCTTCTCGCCCGGTGAAGTCGGTCTCCTGCAGGCGCTGGCCGATCAGGCCGGGCTGGCCATCAGAATCGTCCAGCTCTACACGGGAGCCCAGGAGGCCCGGGTGGAGGCCGAGGCGGCCAACCGGGCCAAGGATCAGTTCTTGGCCACGCTCTCCCACGAGCTCCGCACGCCGCTCAACGCGATGGTCGGCTGGCTGCGGATCCTGCGCGGCGGGCAACTCGACGAAGAACGGATGGCCCACGCCCTGGACGTCCTGGACCGCAATACCCAGTTACAGGCGAAGCTGGTGGACGACCTGCTCGACGTGTCCCGGATCATCGCCGGCAAGCTGCAGCTGGAGAAGCGCGTCGTGGAGATGGTGGGCGTGGTGGAGCAGGTGGTCACCTCCCTTGCCGACAGCGCCCAGGCCAAGGGATTACGCCTGCGGCATCGGCTCGATCCCGGGGCGGGGCCAGTGTACGGCGACCCCATGCGGCTACATCAGGTGGTGGCGAATCTGCTGTCTAACGCCATCAAATTCACGCCGGCGGGCGGCGAGGTCGAGGTTGTCCTGGAGCGCCACCAGGCGACCGTGCGCCTGGCCGTGCGCGATACCGGGCAGGGCGTGGAGCCGCAGTTGCTGTCGGACATCTTCGACCGCTTCCGCCAGGCCGACAGCACGAGCACCCGGGCCTACGGCGGTCTGGGGCTGGGGCTAGCGATCGTGCGCCACCTGGTCGAGCTGCACGGGGGGACGGTGCGCGCCCACAGCGAGGGACGTGACCGGGGCGCCACCTTCACCGTGGAGTTGCCGGTGATGCCTCTGCGCGAGGCTATCTTGGAGCACGACGGCGCAGGCCGCGAGCTGCTGGAGCTCAA contains these protein-coding regions:
- a CDS encoding SagB/ThcOx family dehydrogenase; translated protein: MVANPDIHIARRFHDLTTHTPHSVRTSSHTLDWDIKPFPFKVYPELPALPLPREVAPVAVDTLAALDSSATRPASAMTLEHLSTLLYLAAGVTKKKTYPGGGEVLFRAAASTGALYQTEVYVAAGAVEGLDPGLYHFCPGDFTLRRLRAGDVRAPLGEAAADPDVARRAATIVLTAIYWRNTWKYQARGWRHLYWDSGTMLANLTAAGQALGLTPRVLTGFADPQVNHLLGLDADREAALELVTLGPATVPAAPRPDLDDIRHDVMPLSSQEVDYPILREMQQASMLQTPDDVRSWRRSSPPASRAPRGPLTALPAALRAAGRALDDTIQRRASTRRFGHAPLELAQLATTLWWATRPVQIDVPAGLVDVFLVVNAVDSLEPGTWRYWPNSHALERLAAGEFRRQSAFLTLEQALGGDAAVTLYFLAPLNALLAAYGNRGYRLANLEAGLIGGRAYLVAYASGFGASGLTFYDGEVVRFFSPHAEGLDAIFVTALGKAGRSSC
- a CDS encoding alanine--glyoxylate aminotransferase family protein, which gives rise to MKKYQLMAPGPTPVPSQVLLAMAQPMIHHRTPEYEALFAEVREQLKWLFQTSQDVVLLTCSGTGAMEAAVVNTLSPGDTVAIIRAGKFADRWAEIAGIYGLQTVTLEAAFGATVAPGRLGETLRARPEVKAVLVQHSETSTGVLHDVRGYAEVTRGTGALLVVDAVSSLGIADLPMDAWGVDVVVAGSQKGLMLPPGLAFCALSERAWRQTAHSRLPKYYFDLVAERKAGAKNDVRFTPAVGIVVGLREALRLMHAEGLGNVFRRHDRMARATRAGVEALGLQLFARATPSPAVTAVTAPAGIDGETIVATFAKTHNITIAGGQGEMKGKLFRLGHMGYAVEFDVITALAALEQVLADLGLPVDFGASVRAAQKVFAEKV
- a CDS encoding SIMPL domain-containing protein (The SIMPL domain is named for its presence in mouse protein SIMPL (signalling molecule that associates with mouse pelle-like kinase). Bacterial member BP26, from Brucella, was shown to assemble into a channel-like structure, while YggE from E. coli has been associated with resistance to oxidative stress.); this encodes MSRAWIVGSLMLTAGLFGGCLAVDVSEPRARPGAGITVWGTGKVAVVPDTALAHLGVELRAPSLSDATAQAARQMQAVLERLKTLGVSERDITTVAYSVDPVTAPRRSEDEGARIAGYRVVNVVQVRIRELTAVGRLVEAAMAAGATTIRGVRFRVSDPARAEAEARALAVRDAQTKAGQLAEAAGLRLGELVSLTDGGPLPRPELGERFGATVSAAMAPGPVEPGQLEITVSVTAHYRLARQGPRPSRRRPSGRRARWRRSRRAVRGRPAPAPARPAP
- a CDS encoding histidine phosphatase family protein is translated as MSLRLFVVRHGATEWSSARRFAGSRDIPLSEDGRRQCEAVARALAESRPAAVWASPLERARTSAEILTRPHRLPVRLDGAFREMGFGQWEGLTREEVAARFPREWEAWRTSPTAVTAPDGESVAAVAARVAAGLEALRSQHDGQTVILVSHAMVIRLLVLDALGLDLDRLWTVEATPGGISELEYRKDWVTLHRMNTLAHLEEAEVAP
- the hisZ gene encoding ATP phosphoribosyltransferase regulatory subunit, with product MKPLPTQLPKGTRIYLPDEAARKRHVETRLFEVFGRWGYREIVTPTFEFFDAIASGTDQALQENMFKFVDRETGRMLALRADITPQVARIVATRLRDEGKPIRLCYVTNVFRYDEPQLAHYREFSQAGVELIGLDKPEAEAELIAMTVEGLRALGLSRFQIDVGHPDFFRGLTEELTVDGSRLREVRTALARKDVSSLERLVGALAPPPHVGEALLALPALFGRAEVLERAARFARNARSERALANLGEVHRLLTIYGLADAVLLDLGEVRGFDYYSGTYFEAYVADFGAAVAAGGRYDQMLERFGYACPAVGFAFDVARALSVMEAQGVTVELTGPDFFIVDSTREKTAALSLARRLRDCGASVARDIVTRGLEDSLAYARSQRVARVLIVGSPDTETGEMLVLDLKTGVRERLAIRAALQDPEALLAGVRGARHA
- a CDS encoding adenylosuccinate synthase — encoded protein: MPNIVVAGTQWGDEGKGKVVDVLAPHVDVVVRYQGGNNAGHTVVVGREKYVLHSIPSGILHPGCRCVIGCGVVVDPGSLIEEMESLVQRGVGLDGTLFISKNAHLILPYHPALDLASEAKLGPRRIGTTGRGVGPAYVDKAARVGIRMGDLLDERLFRAKLEYNVAQKNRLLRELYDAETFTVEAIYHQYRRYAGWLAPYVTDTALLLSNWIERGYQVLFEGAQGTMLDIDHGTYPYITSSSTTVGGATTGTGVPPTRIHGALGVAKAYTTRVGGGPLPTEMSGRIAEEIRARGNEYGATTGRPRRCGWFDAVVLRYAVRVNGFDTVALTKLDVLDQCETVKICTGYRYRGDVLTDFPQEEAVLAEVEPVYEEVSGWLTPTGHAKLEGDLPAKARRYLEQLQELIGVPFCMISTGPQRDDTILCEDSPLHRWFPSVRTSLL
- a CDS encoding ATP-binding protein, with translation MSTFQGPTTASPPGSRRLSTRAYLVVLVLAALLPVLLFASILIGYRAYEARAVIEEGTRDTAGALATAVDRELLSSITALRAFAASQHLERHDLRTFYDDARRVVATHPNWIAVAVFSPSGAQLLNTMYDLGTPLPSPVDQKSFDRLTESRQPVVGSLVRGPVTGVWHYPVRVPVMRDGRLEYVVTAVVSTQAIHDVLTAQRLPAGSVCVVFDARGRIVARTDDGDRFQAITAASLLGDASGPEGWVRGDNGQGGATYAAYVRPPASGWTVALATDAAVIDGRFWGSLQTVVIGGLIFVLAAALGAGLLARRLARWLADLAASAESLGRGEAPAVASSPVVEMDALARAIAMAGRERRDAETLLASQKAALELIATGAPLATVLEALARAAGQETPDALVAIQLADRDGGRATYGSAPSASDGPPAIDVPIFSSTGQVLGSFTTYFRLARPATERERRTVEILARTASIAIERAQGEVALQESEERYRLVGRAISDVIWDWNVVTGEFVWSDALKTVFGYDPQLSVGIKGSQAWWIEHIHPDDRERVRRSLQTAIEAGAELWAEEYRFRKADGTHAVVTDRGCIRRDSMGRPLRMVGSMLDATELKRAEEERGRLFEREQTARRDAERRRLEAEELVRLARVLTEDLDLSAVAERTVQNVPRLFEVESAVLQLRQLDGSLVVAASAGQSPNIFPRGHVTSPGTGLGARAMAERRPVWTSDILREPDVVLSEDVRARLAATDHHAVLAAPLVVKGEVLGVLALIDNVTRRFSPGEVGLLQALADQAGLAIRIVQLYTGAQEARVEAEAANRAKDQFLATLSHELRTPLNAMVGWLRILRGGQLDEERMAHALDVLDRNTQLQAKLVDDLLDVSRIIAGKLQLEKRVVEMVGVVEQVVTSLADSAQAKGLRLRHRLDPGAGPVYGDPMRLHQVVANLLSNAIKFTPAGGEVEVVLERHQATVRLAVRDTGQGVEPQLLSDIFDRFRQADSTSTRAYGGLGLGLAIVRHLVELHGGTVRAHSEGRDRGATFTVELPVMPLREAILEHDGAGRELLELKTVPGHLAGVRVLVVDDHTDSGELIGMVLEQAGAVVQLARSAEEALAYLRQASVHVLVSDLSMPGMDGYQLLGAVRAMERIRGRDPVSAVALTAYAGGEDRARALAIGFQAFASKPIEPAELIDLVAKTMDGREHRVPDDL